The Leptospira sp. WS39.C2 genome contains a region encoding:
- a CDS encoding MBL fold metallo-hydrolase, producing MVTASFEYKGTKFEGISEGGIRTSIICPSLDFMFDFGFINPDKIHIGKILLSHAHLDHSCGIPYYVSQRSLRKLPIPKIYVPKALEPKLSQILKLYSEIEDFEYECELIGLSYGDRVELKPGYFFKPLQSFHRVPSQGYTVYETKRKLRKEFSSLGSEEIRKSKENGIDPTEEISSPLVSFSGDSKIEYVLENEDVRKSKILFMECTYYCDKRDVSRAREWGHTHFDEIIEHASSFENEAIVLIHPSKRYSYRELNDLLRKKVPNILKDRISLFLPPKA from the coding sequence ATGGTAACAGCAAGTTTCGAATACAAAGGAACTAAATTTGAGGGGATCTCAGAAGGTGGGATCCGCACTTCCATCATTTGTCCTTCTCTCGATTTTATGTTCGATTTTGGATTCATCAATCCTGATAAAATTCATATTGGAAAAATCCTCTTGTCACATGCTCATTTGGACCATTCCTGTGGGATTCCTTATTATGTGTCTCAGAGGAGTTTAAGAAAACTCCCCATTCCCAAAATTTATGTACCCAAGGCACTTGAACCTAAACTTTCCCAAATCTTAAAACTCTATTCGGAAATAGAAGATTTTGAATATGAATGTGAACTCATAGGACTTTCTTATGGAGACCGAGTGGAATTAAAACCTGGTTATTTTTTTAAACCCTTACAAAGTTTTCACAGAGTTCCATCACAAGGGTATACTGTTTACGAAACCAAACGTAAGTTAAGGAAAGAATTTTCATCTCTTGGTTCTGAGGAAATACGTAAGTCAAAAGAAAATGGTATCGATCCAACGGAAGAAATATCATCTCCTTTGGTGTCATTTTCCGGTGATTCTAAAATTGAATATGTTTTAGAGAATGAAGATGTCAGAAAAAGTAAAATACTCTTTATGGAATGTACTTATTATTGTGACAAACGAGATGTAAGCCGAGCAAGAGAATGGGGACACACACATTTCGATGAAATTATCGAACATGCATCCTCTTTTGAAAATGAAGCCATTGTCCTCATCCATCCTTCGAAACGGTATAGTTACCGTGAATTAAATGATCTACTTAGGAAAAAAGTTCCTAATATTTTAAAAGATCGAATTTCTTTGTTTTTACCTCCAAAGGCATGA
- a CDS encoding PaaI family thioesterase yields the protein MKSVAKKNLSFASSPDNADGLQLKITFDEDTKTAFGDYTCPEKYQGLPDQIHPGIISTILDEIMVKINEAMNFETTTGELTIRFLQPAKVNEPLHLRGWFVKKNKKIIENRAEIENEIGKIVARGKGKYIEAED from the coding sequence ATGAAATCCGTTGCGAAAAAAAATCTCAGCTTTGCCTCCTCACCGGACAATGCAGACGGGTTGCAGTTAAAAATCACCTTCGACGAAGACACAAAAACTGCCTTCGGTGATTACACCTGCCCCGAAAAATACCAGGGTTTACCAGATCAAATCCACCCAGGGATTATTTCTACTATCCTAGATGAGATCATGGTCAAGATCAACGAAGCGATGAATTTCGAAACCACAACAGGGGAACTCACCATTCGTTTCTTACAACCAGCTAAGGTGAATGAACCTCTCCACTTACGCGGATGGTTTGTGAAAAAGAACAAAAAAATCATCGAAAACCGTGCTGAAATTGAAAATGAGATCGGCAAAATAGTGGCCCGCGGAAAAGGTAAATATATCGAAGCTGAAGACTGA
- a CDS encoding transmembrane 220 family protein, which produces MKLFSLICIPIFSLFAYLQLNDPDPYLWFPLYAIVGILAGIRFFQRLPKWIGYILIPAYILLSVYFGMEAPYFGMEVEEVRECLGLLIASASLWVLVFKK; this is translated from the coding sequence ATGAAACTTTTCTCTCTGATTTGTATCCCCATTTTTTCTTTATTTGCTTATTTGCAACTAAATGATCCTGATCCCTATCTATGGTTTCCGTTGTATGCCATCGTAGGAATTCTCGCAGGCATTCGTTTTTTCCAAAGGCTTCCCAAATGGATTGGATATATTCTTATCCCTGCCTACATTCTCCTGTCTGTTTATTTTGGAATGGAAGCACCTTATTTTGGAATGGAGGTGGAAGAAGTGAGAGAATGTTTAGGCCTACTCATCGCAAGCGCAAGCCTTTGGGTTTTAGTTTTTAAGAAGTAA
- a CDS encoding sorbosone dehydrogenase family protein, with translation MKIQILVFLSFFTVSLSTLSCDDLGRKILKTFSKTYETDGKVLGSKPIFIGPDATRKQILISLQEVVKVKEPTDIQFPPNDSPFLFILEKAGDLILFDREKKTKRVLHKFSVITDSEEGLLGLTFHPKYPKQPKIYTHTVISSANKDMTVIAEWDVENPSSFSTMVLKNERVLLQVEQPYPNHNGGQITFGPDGHLYIGLGDGGWRADPKKNGQNPNTLLGSILRISPTPDPEGKKPYSIPKDNPFLGKQGFLPEIFAYGIRNPWKMSFSPDGRLVAADVGQDAYEEVDIILSGKNYGWNQTEGFHCFTDGCNPSLYQDPFYEYGRDEGQSITGGYVYFGSSIPELKGKYVFGDFIQGKIWAIDLPKPGENNKITETITLGKWNLLIPTFGQDRDGEIFVADYQSGTIYKLVKAVP, from the coding sequence ATGAAAATCCAAATCCTAGTTTTTTTGTCCTTTTTTACCGTATCTCTTTCCACTCTATCTTGTGATGATTTAGGCCGTAAGATTTTAAAAACGTTTAGCAAAACGTATGAAACCGATGGAAAGGTTTTGGGATCCAAACCAATTTTCATTGGCCCTGATGCCACGAGGAAACAAATTCTAATCTCTCTCCAAGAAGTGGTGAAGGTCAAAGAACCAACAGATATACAATTTCCACCAAATGACAGTCCCTTTTTATTTATTTTGGAAAAAGCAGGGGATCTCATCTTGTTTGACAGGGAAAAGAAAACCAAACGAGTGTTACATAAATTTTCAGTCATCACAGACAGTGAGGAAGGCCTACTTGGACTTACCTTCCATCCTAAGTATCCAAAACAACCAAAAATATACACACATACTGTAATTTCGTCTGCGAATAAAGATATGACAGTAATTGCTGAATGGGATGTGGAAAATCCAAGTTCCTTTTCCACTATGGTTTTAAAAAATGAGCGTGTTTTATTGCAAGTAGAACAACCTTACCCCAACCATAATGGTGGGCAAATAACCTTTGGACCCGATGGGCATTTATACATTGGGCTTGGGGATGGTGGTTGGAGGGCTGATCCTAAAAAAAATGGACAAAATCCAAACACATTACTTGGTTCAATTTTACGGATTTCACCTACACCGGATCCCGAAGGGAAAAAACCATATTCGATTCCAAAAGACAATCCTTTCCTTGGAAAACAAGGTTTTTTACCTGAAATTTTTGCCTATGGAATTCGTAATCCTTGGAAAATGAGTTTTTCACCTGATGGTCGTTTGGTTGCCGCTGATGTGGGACAAGATGCTTATGAAGAAGTGGATATCATTCTAAGTGGTAAAAACTATGGATGGAACCAAACAGAAGGTTTCCATTGTTTTACTGATGGTTGTAATCCATCCCTTTACCAAGATCCTTTTTACGAATATGGAAGGGATGAAGGACAATCCATTACCGGTGGTTATGTGTATTTTGGATCATCGATTCCTGAACTGAAAGGCAAATACGTGTTTGGTGATTTTATCCAAGGCAAAATTTGGGCCATTGACTTACCGAAACCTGGGGAAAACAACAAAATTACAGAAACCATAACCCTTGGAAAATGGAACTTACTCATTCCAACATTTGGACAGGATCGTGATGGTGAAATTTTTGTCGCCGACTACCAATCGGGAACCATTTACAAATTGGTCAAAGCCGTTCCTTAA
- a CDS encoding O-methyltransferase, translating into MKPRPSIYIEGLEPFIDSELVHKPNTVFLEMESYAKEKNIPIVTAATGGVLSQIVSLIKPKTILELGTGLGYSTLWMVHGSKDSKITTVDRHEEQAKALDMYAKKMGLESQMDVTRVTGSVLEYLEEEGNWRETDFFFIDCDKITYPTIFRTLWPKVKEGACFVIDNVLWHGRVLNPDPKKPSDMAVMELWNEVKSQVSDYTLFPVGDGLLFFRK; encoded by the coding sequence ATGAAACCAAGACCAAGTATTTATATCGAAGGTTTAGAACCCTTTATCGATTCTGAACTTGTACATAAACCAAATACTGTATTTTTGGAAATGGAATCTTATGCCAAAGAAAAAAATATACCCATTGTCACTGCAGCAACGGGCGGAGTTTTGTCCCAAATTGTATCATTGATAAAACCAAAAACAATTTTAGAATTAGGGACTGGGCTTGGTTATTCGACACTTTGGATGGTTCACGGATCGAAGGATTCCAAAATCACTACTGTCGACCGGCATGAAGAACAAGCAAAGGCCTTAGACATGTATGCCAAAAAAATGGGATTGGAAAGCCAAATGGATGTTACTCGGGTGACTGGGTCTGTCTTGGAATATTTAGAAGAAGAAGGTAATTGGAGAGAGACAGATTTTTTCTTCATCGACTGCGATAAAATTACCTACCCTACGATTTTTCGCACTTTGTGGCCTAAGGTGAAAGAGGGAGCCTGTTTTGTAATTGATAATGTCCTTTGGCACGGTCGAGTTTTGAATCCGGATCCAAAAAAACCATCCGATATGGCAGTGATGGAACTTTGGAATGAGGTGAAATCCCAAGTTTCTGACTATACTTTGTTCCCAGTAGGGGATGGATTACTCTTTTTTCGGAAGTAG
- a CDS encoding N-acetylmuramoyl-L-alanine amidase produces MPSVSFRNYCQFLLLCFFLHNISLSSEPSYRIVIDPGHGGVAKDPKAQHGDKYDSVSQTFLETYKQGTEHGNTTERKVVLDLAKEVHKVLKLTETETGWKEFEGYLKLFSKKNEFTRVKLISHLTRETSFDDDVTSEDPNAPYRLYDFPDPKSGVRKKGRLSKINELKPQLVLSLHLNPASKGQKGGMAAVLTPGYKTFSNLKKISQKEKSPNSFLNGPWSDWLIFQSGWSKLENATADTWIYLHGYWSKKNGKEADLSKFEGYRQNMISWKYADDPNWEKNIGVKGPYAKSHEEFLATGKFWEREMGKKEEWRREGGKEGFGGDNHYVSRELMRFVQYGLPIQLKEKDSPYPELGPIQKPYISTYSLPTYTNALCAFIEIGYVNRSRDMKYLTQNKKETAISLAVGIYSLFVGLDVKKNPNLPYNPKGKKVNWERYENYFEDVL; encoded by the coding sequence ATTCCATCCGTATCCTTCCGAAATTATTGCCAATTTTTGTTACTTTGTTTTTTCCTTCATAACATTTCTTTATCTTCAGAACCAAGTTATCGCATAGTGATTGATCCAGGCCATGGTGGGGTGGCAAAAGATCCAAAGGCCCAACATGGAGATAAGTATGACAGTGTTTCACAAACCTTTTTAGAAACCTACAAACAAGGGACAGAACACGGAAATACCACGGAAAGAAAAGTGGTCCTTGATTTAGCAAAGGAAGTTCATAAAGTTTTAAAGTTAACCGAAACAGAAACGGGATGGAAAGAATTCGAAGGATACCTAAAACTTTTTTCTAAAAAAAATGAATTCACTAGGGTTAAATTGATTAGCCATCTAACAAGAGAAACATCGTTTGATGATGATGTAACTTCTGAGGACCCAAATGCACCTTACCGACTTTATGATTTTCCAGATCCTAAATCTGGAGTCAGGAAAAAAGGAAGGTTATCCAAAATCAATGAACTGAAACCCCAATTAGTTCTCTCTCTTCATTTGAATCCTGCAAGCAAAGGCCAAAAAGGGGGAATGGCAGCAGTGCTCACTCCAGGTTATAAGACATTCTCCAATCTGAAAAAAATTTCCCAAAAAGAAAAATCACCTAATTCTTTTTTGAATGGTCCTTGGTCGGATTGGCTCATATTCCAATCGGGTTGGAGTAAATTGGAAAATGCTACAGCAGATACATGGATTTACCTCCATGGGTATTGGTCCAAAAAAAATGGAAAAGAAGCTGATCTATCCAAGTTTGAAGGTTACCGCCAAAACATGATTAGTTGGAAATATGCAGATGATCCCAATTGGGAAAAAAACATTGGGGTAAAGGGACCTTACGCCAAATCACACGAAGAGTTTTTGGCCACTGGAAAATTTTGGGAAAGAGAAATGGGGAAAAAAGAAGAATGGAGGAGGGAAGGTGGTAAAGAAGGTTTTGGCGGAGATAATCATTATGTGTCTAGAGAACTTATGAGGTTTGTCCAATATGGACTACCTATCCAATTAAAAGAAAAAGACTCCCCTTATCCAGAACTTGGTCCCATCCAAAAACCTTATATCTCTACGTATAGTTTACCTACTTATACCAATGCTCTTTGTGCTTTTATTGAAATTGGGTATGTCAATCGAAGCCGTGACATGAAATACCTCACCCAAAACAAAAAAGAAACTGCAATTTCACTCGCAGTTGGCATCTATTCCTTGTTTGTTGGACTTGATGTGAAAAAAAATCCAAACCTTCCTTACAACCCCAAAGGGAAAAAAGTAAATTGGGAACGGTATGAAAACTATTTTGAAGATGTTTTATAA
- a CDS encoding M16 family metallopeptidase: MKRLLLGFIFLLTPLFAREMGDFVKDIQFKPLEFEVPNITSTTDTNGVEVFSLKNAEFPIVYADILIYHGKKHLGKRPTEIARLLEDSWELSGSVIYPKEKFLETLEFYGASFSVSVDYEKTTFTIAYLKKTEPIVLPIIHSFFEKPNLDEGLITITKGKLTEEINRRNDNVSSLAKRKAKESLFRGTIAGTSMNKSKLDAIQKSDLVEFQKEILSESKRRLLITGDFDLKSWDLFFPNLEKGNPIAEEKITPAILSANVDKVDKQIQLVEKDVTQSFIAMTGVLPPHNHPDFYAIQVLNYIIGAGGFNSYYMREIRNNRGLAYSAGSFTDFQENYGTIQFFAMTKTESAKEVLSLMRELIEPKLINALTEEELQRAKIAIINQFVFQFEDDKRTLASEVRRRDHKMPEGYLQNFRAEIDKVSLSDLKRVGKLYFQSNQMITTVVGPKSLMSFWKGSVTLIQPED; this comes from the coding sequence ATGAAACGATTACTCTTAGGATTCATTTTTTTACTCACACCTCTTTTTGCCCGTGAAATGGGGGATTTTGTAAAAGACATCCAATTCAAACCTTTGGAGTTTGAAGTACCAAATATTACTTCGACAACGGATACAAATGGTGTTGAAGTATTTTCTCTTAAAAACGCAGAGTTTCCCATCGTATATGCTGATATACTCATTTACCATGGTAAAAAACATTTAGGAAAACGACCTACTGAAATCGCCCGTTTATTAGAAGATAGTTGGGAATTGTCAGGTTCCGTAATTTATCCCAAAGAGAAGTTTTTGGAAACATTAGAGTTTTATGGAGCCTCCTTTTCTGTTTCAGTTGATTATGAAAAAACAACATTTACAATTGCTTATTTGAAAAAAACAGAACCAATTGTTTTGCCTATCATCCATTCATTTTTTGAAAAACCAAATTTAGACGAAGGGCTTATCACAATTACAAAAGGTAAGTTAACCGAAGAGATCAATAGGCGTAATGACAATGTTTCGTCTCTTGCAAAACGAAAGGCTAAAGAATCTTTGTTCCGAGGAACCATTGCTGGAACTTCAATGAATAAATCCAAATTGGATGCCATCCAAAAAAGTGATCTTGTTGAATTCCAAAAAGAAATCCTTTCTGAATCCAAACGTAGATTGCTCATCACGGGAGATTTTGATTTAAAATCTTGGGATCTTTTTTTTCCAAACCTGGAAAAAGGAAATCCAATTGCAGAAGAAAAAATCACTCCTGCCATTTTGAGTGCCAATGTAGACAAGGTGGATAAACAAATCCAATTGGTAGAAAAGGATGTGACCCAATCTTTTATTGCGATGACAGGTGTCCTTCCTCCGCACAACCATCCGGATTTTTATGCGATTCAAGTATTGAATTATATTATTGGAGCAGGTGGATTTAATTCGTATTATATGAGGGAGATTCGAAACAACAGAGGGCTTGCTTATTCCGCTGGAAGTTTTACAGACTTCCAAGAAAATTACGGCACCATCCAATTTTTTGCTATGACAAAAACCGAATCCGCAAAAGAAGTTTTGTCTCTTATGAGAGAACTCATTGAACCAAAACTCATCAATGCTTTGACGGAAGAAGAATTACAAAGAGCAAAGATTGCGATCATCAATCAATTTGTATTCCAATTCGAAGATGATAAACGGACTTTAGCAAGTGAAGTGAGACGACGTGACCACAAAATGCCAGAAGGGTATTTACAAAACTTCCGGGCCGAAATTGATAAGGTCAGCTTATCCGATCTAAAACGAGTGGGAAAACTTTATTTCCAATCAAACCAAATGATTACAACTGTTGTAGGTCCAAAATCACTGATGAGTTTTTGGAAAGGTTCCGTAACTCTCATCCAACCGGAAGATTGA
- a CDS encoding ATP-binding cassette domain-containing protein, giving the protein MPHHISIHNLTFQFESQSEPLFQNLNLHFSKGWTGIVGKNGSGKSTLAKIISRELVPSQGKVVGNGSSCSLSQGTEITKEEIYEFLSLENKVSGFWMSLFQIQMDTSDDYERFSFGEKRRFQLTMVLSKEPDVLILDEPTNHLDTTSVKLIREAMDHYQGIGILISHDRDLLDGLVSSCIFLEKNFYSQRIGNYTSGKKEIEREKEERIHNWENAKREHKKLESELKRRRMEASLSHKQRSKKGLDIHDHDGRYQKNLARLSGKDGQAGRLKNQIQRRVENSETKEKGIWETLPEKETIGFEWKTTKSRKRSLCLLDDKFLDFGFMNLILTKHFEIKSDARIAITGKNGGGKSTFLKYLNERFQVNGIRSIYLPQEFSKEGLKDLYQEFQNLLGAKKANVLSLIHRLGSDPKRFSESEALSPGEGKKLFVSLRFEENPEVILLDEPTNHFDLKSLEALETSLREVAAALVFVSHDRRFVETVADNEWVLENFRLTEKHLDRI; this is encoded by the coding sequence ATGCCACATCATATAAGCATTCATAATTTAACATTCCAATTTGAATCACAATCGGAACCGTTATTTCAAAATCTAAACCTTCATTTTTCCAAAGGATGGACAGGGATTGTTGGGAAAAACGGAAGTGGAAAATCCACTCTTGCAAAAATCATCAGTAGAGAACTTGTGCCATCCCAAGGTAAGGTTGTTGGTAATGGAAGTAGTTGTTCTTTATCGCAAGGAACGGAGATTACAAAAGAAGAAATTTATGAATTTCTCTCTTTAGAAAATAAGGTCTCTGGGTTTTGGATGAGCCTCTTTCAAATCCAAATGGATACGTCAGATGATTATGAAAGATTTAGTTTTGGAGAAAAACGAAGGTTCCAATTGACTATGGTTTTATCAAAAGAACCAGACGTTTTGATTTTGGATGAACCAACCAATCATTTAGATACCACAAGTGTAAAACTCATCCGAGAAGCGATGGACCACTACCAAGGTATTGGTATCCTCATCAGCCACGACAGAGATTTACTAGATGGTTTGGTTTCCTCATGTATTTTCCTAGAAAAAAATTTTTACTCCCAACGGATTGGGAACTATACTTCAGGGAAAAAAGAAATAGAAAGGGAAAAAGAAGAAAGAATACATAATTGGGAAAATGCAAAACGAGAACATAAAAAACTCGAATCTGAACTAAAACGAAGGAGAATGGAAGCGAGTCTTTCACATAAACAGAGGTCCAAAAAAGGTTTGGATATACATGACCATGATGGTCGTTACCAAAAAAACTTAGCAAGGTTGAGTGGTAAAGATGGGCAAGCAGGACGTTTGAAAAACCAAATTCAACGTCGCGTTGAAAATTCTGAAACAAAAGAAAAAGGAATTTGGGAAACACTCCCAGAAAAAGAAACAATCGGTTTCGAATGGAAAACTACAAAATCCAGAAAAAGAAGCTTATGTTTGTTAGATGATAAATTTCTGGATTTTGGTTTTATGAATTTAATTTTAACAAAACATTTTGAAATTAAATCTGACGCAAGGATTGCGATTACAGGGAAAAATGGAGGTGGGAAATCTACATTTCTCAAATATTTAAATGAGCGATTCCAAGTGAATGGCATTCGGTCAATTTACCTTCCACAGGAATTTTCCAAGGAAGGGCTTAAGGATTTGTATCAGGAATTCCAAAACTTATTGGGTGCGAAGAAAGCAAATGTATTGTCTCTTATCCACAGGTTGGGAAGTGATCCAAAACGATTTTCCGAATCGGAAGCCTTAAGCCCTGGAGAAGGGAAAAAACTTTTTGTATCCTTAAGATTCGAAGAAAACCCTGAAGTCATTTTATTAGACGAACCCACAAACCATTTTGACTTAAAATCTTTAGAAGCTTTGGAAACTTCCTTACGAGAAGTCGCTGCAGCTCTTGTCTTTGTCAGTCATGATCGGAGATTTGTTGAAACAGTAGCGGACAATGAGTGGGTTTTGGAAAACTTCCGGCTCACTGAAAAACATCTAGACAGAATCTAA
- a CDS encoding peroxiredoxin — translation MPQVTSHAPDFKATAVIGDSFKEIKLSDYKGKWVVLFFYPLDFTFVCPTEIIEYDAKLEDFKKIGAEVLGVSVDSEFSHLAWKKTPKKEGGIGEIKYPLIADKTKEIAKSFGVLIESGPDAGVALRGTFIIDPQGIIRQATVNDLPVGRNIEEALRLIKAFQFVEKHGEVCPANWDEGKKTMKADPTGSKAYFASVN, via the coding sequence ATGCCACAAGTGACATCACATGCCCCTGATTTTAAAGCAACCGCAGTGATCGGGGACAGTTTCAAAGAAATCAAATTATCCGATTACAAAGGCAAATGGGTGGTTCTATTTTTCTATCCACTTGATTTTACTTTCGTATGTCCAACAGAGATCATTGAATACGATGCAAAACTAGAAGATTTTAAAAAGATCGGAGCTGAAGTTTTGGGAGTATCCGTTGATAGCGAATTTTCACACTTAGCTTGGAAAAAAACGCCTAAAAAAGAAGGTGGTATTGGTGAGATCAAATACCCACTCATTGCAGACAAAACAAAAGAAATTGCAAAGTCTTTTGGTGTTCTCATTGAGTCAGGTCCAGATGCAGGAGTTGCGTTACGCGGAACTTTCATCATCGACCCACAAGGTATCATCCGCCAAGCAACTGTTAACGACCTTCCAGTAGGACGTAACATTGAAGAAGCACTCAGACTCATCAAAGCTTTCCAATTTGTGGAAAAACACGGTGAAGTTTGTCCTGCAAACTGGGATGAAGGGAAAAAAACGATGAAAGCGGATCCTACTGGATCAAAAGCTTACTTCGCTTCCGTCAATTAA
- the sufB gene encoding Fe-S cluster assembly protein SufB, whose product MESTTKTEKPNVEFYQADNFPKGLTRKVVESISHIKNEPSWLAEFRLKAFEVYEQKPMPAWGFIPQFQINIDDYVHYVGSNQKKKKSWDEVDPEILRSFEKLGIPEHERKYLAGIETMNDSETIYANVKKELTDLGIIFCDIDTAIREYPELVREYLGTVVTIGDNKFSALNSCVFSGGSFAYIPKGVKTPMPLQAYFKVTAASSGQYERTLLIADEGAHLEYSEGCTSVQDKGTNFHTAVVELVAKKNSKIFYTTIQNWKKNMYNWTVKRGICEEAAHITWTDCNIGANTIKYPGIILQGDHSTGDVLSLAFAGNGQVQDTGARIIHVGKNTRSNILAKGVALDGGINSYRGLVKFEPSSKGSYSHIKCDGLMMDNRSQSHAYPYNDVSGEEGTLNYEATVSKIDDDQLFYLQSRGMSEDDAKLLIINGFCEGVTKHLDVEYSVEMTKLIRMILEDGKVIAET is encoded by the coding sequence ATGGAATCTACAACAAAGACCGAAAAACCGAATGTCGAATTTTACCAGGCTGATAATTTTCCAAAGGGTTTGACTCGAAAGGTTGTAGAGTCCATCTCCCATATCAAAAATGAACCAAGTTGGCTTGCCGAATTTCGATTGAAAGCCTTCGAGGTTTACGAACAAAAACCGATGCCCGCTTGGGGGTTTATCCCTCAGTTCCAAATCAACATTGATGACTATGTGCATTATGTTGGTTCCAACCAAAAAAAGAAAAAATCATGGGATGAAGTGGATCCCGAAATCCTCCGTAGTTTTGAAAAACTAGGAATCCCGGAACACGAACGTAAATACTTAGCAGGAATCGAAACGATGAACGATTCCGAAACCATTTATGCCAATGTCAAAAAGGAACTCACTGATTTAGGAATTATTTTTTGTGACATTGACACTGCCATTCGCGAATACCCAGAACTCGTTCGTGAGTATTTGGGAACCGTAGTCACGATTGGTGATAATAAATTTTCCGCACTCAACTCTTGTGTTTTTAGTGGTGGGTCATTTGCCTACATTCCGAAAGGCGTTAAAACTCCTATGCCACTTCAGGCATATTTTAAAGTAACAGCCGCTAGTTCCGGTCAATATGAACGAACGCTTCTCATTGCTGATGAAGGTGCACATTTGGAATACAGTGAAGGTTGTACTTCCGTCCAAGATAAGGGTACGAATTTCCACACAGCGGTTGTGGAACTTGTCGCTAAAAAGAATTCTAAAATTTTTTATACCACCATCCAGAACTGGAAAAAAAATATGTATAACTGGACCGTGAAACGTGGGATATGCGAAGAAGCAGCTCACATTACTTGGACAGATTGTAATATTGGTGCCAACACGATCAAATACCCAGGAATCATTTTACAAGGGGACCATTCCACAGGAGATGTACTTTCCTTAGCATTTGCGGGCAATGGCCAAGTGCAAGATACGGGAGCTCGTATCATCCACGTAGGTAAAAACACACGTTCTAATATTTTAGCAAAAGGTGTAGCACTTGACGGTGGGATCAATTCTTACCGAGGTCTTGTGAAGTTTGAGCCATCCAGCAAAGGATCTTATAGCCACATCAAATGTGATGGACTTATGATGGACAATAGGTCCCAGTCTCATGCCTATCCTTATAACGATGTTTCGGGTGAAGAGGGAACTCTGAACTACGAAGCCACAGTTTCCAAAATTGACGATGACCAATTGTTTTACTTACAATCTCGTGGGATGAGTGAAGACGATGCAAAACTACTCATCATCAATGGATTTTGTGAAGGGGTCACGAAACACTTAGATGTGGAATATTCGGTGGAGATGACAAAACTCATTCGTATGATCCTAGAAGATGGAAAAGTCATCGCGGAAACCTAA